A segment of the Gossypium hirsutum isolate 1008001.06 chromosome D10, Gossypium_hirsutum_v2.1, whole genome shotgun sequence genome:
CGCCCCGTGTTCTAACAGCATCTGAGAGTACCAGGTAAGGAAGAATTCACCATATGGAGTATTCCAACCACCACCTTCTTTCTTGAAAAAAGGCGTATCTTCTGGCCAATTGTTGTAGTGACCAGCATCAGTTGGGCCAGTGCTACCCCATTCTGGCTTACCCGCCGCTTCAGCCGCTGCTTTTAGGCTGCTAAGCATATACTGCATCAAATAACATCCGTATTATTAACACCAAAACAGAACCTAATCTGAAATAGAAACAAGAGAGAGCAGTGCAATGTCAGGGTACCTTATCATAACATTGGAAGGCTCCAATTCCAGGGAACTTCCATGTCCCATTCGCCTCCGGGTACGAAGGGTACCGAAGCTCACCTGCCGGACCCATTCCGACTTGGATTTCCTGTAGTGAAAAATAATGGTAATTCCTTAGCAGTTGAATTCTTCCAAGAGGATGAGACAAAATGGGATCaacaattattagtaaattagaAGAATTACCACAATGGTATCACCAAGGAGGTGTTTGAAATTGTCCCTAAAGGCACGCATGAAATCAGCATAACACTGAACAGGCGTACGGCCTTTCAAGACAGGAAGGGTATCGCAACCAAGTGAACGGTATTCGTAGTTCCTTCTTCCCCATTGATCAGTGTATGCGAGGTCTGGGTCCTTCTCGATCTCCCCTGTAACCCACTTGGGCAAAGGAATACTGTACAAAAACAACCATATTTTTTCCTTTAAAAGAGTAGCTCCATAACATCAAATCAATACATCCCAGTATTTGATTCAATAAAGATTTAGATAAAAAATATAGGATTTGGACCACCATATGGGGGCCTATGAAAATTTCCATACAAACCCCATATTCTCTGCCTGGAGAGATGGAGAGAAATGAAAGCTACCACCGTACCCTCCGTGAAAATGGGTCCTTATCCttcgtaaaaaaaaatttgttctgaTTCATGAACTTCTAAAATAGGTTCTGAAAAATTATTTCCATATCTATCTTCAATTTTAACTTCTTTCGGTCCCCTTTTTACCCAACTTTTGTAAAAAGATGCAATGGAAGCTTACGTTATCCCTacatctaaaaaaaattttaaaaacgttGGTTCAACTGATTGTCTCtttcaaattcaaaaataagCAAATGATTGACTTGTAATCAATAATTAATCAAACGTgtaaactttctttcttcttgattttcaaaaagggATCCCATCcccacaaaaattaatttaaaattactatttttttaaataaaattttcataagctGAGTAACGAGATCTTGAAGAAAAAGAagggtttaaattttaaaagttaaacaGTAAAGAGAGGTAAGGAGGAGATACGAACGTGCAAGAGTCACCGACGTTGCCGCCACACTGATGGAATGACATGACAGCCTGGACTTTAAGGCCATGCTTCTTTGCCATCTCGAGAAGCTCGGCGTAGCCACCCCAATTATAAGCACCCGGCGCTTCCCTCTCCACCAGCCCCCACCAAACGTCAATCATTATCCCCTCCACTCCCGCGCTTTTCAGCGCGTGGAGACTCGCATTCATCGCCTTCTTTCTATTCACCGTATTCCCGTTCGTCACGCTATCCAACGGCATCATCACGTAAACCGGAACccctttcttctcctctttcttcCCTCCCTCCTTCCACGCCACAGACGCCGATGACTCCTCAGCCGTCTCCAGCGGTGATAACGTCCCGAAAGCCTGGCAAGCGGCGGACAGAGACGGACTCATCATAGCCGGCCTGTTTTCCGCGCTTCGCGGCGTCAACGGTGGAGTTAATATTGGAGGGGACAGAGCTTCTCCTGGGGCGTTGCATCGGAGATTCGCCAATGGAACTTTCCGAACTCCCGACACATTAGCCGTCGCTGAGGATGATTGTTCTCCGGTGGTGACTTCAGCTGCAATTTGTGTCCCGGCTAGAGAACCAATCTG
Coding sequences within it:
- the LOC107914952 gene encoding beta-amylase 1, chloroplastic, encoding MALNLAHQIGSLAGTQIAAEVTTGEQSSSATANVSGVRKVPLANLRCNAPGEALSPPILTPPLTPRSAENRPAMMSPSLSAACQAFGTLSPLETAEESSASVAWKEGGKKEEKKGVPVYVMMPLDSVTNGNTVNRKKAMNASLHALKSAGVEGIMIDVWWGLVEREAPGAYNWGGYAELLEMAKKHGLKVQAVMSFHQCGGNVGDSCTIPLPKWVTGEIEKDPDLAYTDQWGRRNYEYRSLGCDTLPVLKGRTPVQCYADFMRAFRDNFKHLLGDTIVEIQVGMGPAGELRYPSYPEANGTWKFPGIGAFQCYDKYMLSSLKAAAEAAGKPEWGSTGPTDAGHYNNWPEDTPFFKKEGGGWNTPYGEFFLTWYSQMLLEHGARILSSATSIFDGAGVKISVKVAGIHWHYGTRSHAPELTAGYYNTRYRDGYLPIAQMLARHGAVFNFTCIEMRDHEQPQDALCAPEKLVKQVALATGAAQVPLAGENALPRYDEYAHEQILRASSLNVDGSAVDREMCAFTYLRMNPSLFHPGNWRRFVAFVKKMNEGKGARRCWEEVEREAEQFVHVTQPFIQEAAVALMH